The following coding sequences are from one Macrobrachium rosenbergii isolate ZJJX-2024 chromosome 36, ASM4041242v1, whole genome shotgun sequence window:
- the LOC136856520 gene encoding putative nuclease HARBI1 — translation MKPYSHANLTKEQQIYNYRVSRARNVVERTFGMLSSRFRILHSTINLSPTKVSKIILACCYLHNYMSGDGEQYVESISRRQLIPFEPTVQQSSLSAKDVRNKYCQYFNGPGWMP, via the coding sequence ATGAAGCCATATAGTCATGCCAATCTTACTAAAGAACAACAGATATACAATTATAGGGTGTCACGAGCCAGAAATGTAGTGGAAAGGACCTTTGGCATGTTGTCATCTAGGTTTCGTATTTTACACTCGACAATCAATCTATCCCCAACTAAAGTGTCCAAAATAATCCTTGCATGTTGCTACTTGCATAATTATATGAGTGGAGATGGAGAACAATATGTAGAAAGTATCAGTAGAAGGCAGCTCATTCCTTTTGAACCAACTGTTCAACAGTCTTCATTGTCAGCCAAGGATGTACGCAATAAGTATTGTCAGTATTTCAATGGCCCAGGATGGATGCCCTAG
- the LOC136856522 gene encoding uncharacterized protein yields MSKKKACIAILLALASEEVDDKNKKRRLWMKEWYKKRCELSHQCLLNELLVSSPEDYRNYLRMDHDTFMNLLTMVSPIIEKKTTQLRDAIPASQRLLCTLRFLATGDSFEDLKFACCISPQSLGNIVIETCDAIVSSLKDVIKIPESEEEWMSVSEEFDRKWDFPHCLGAIDGKHVKITKPYNSGSYYYNYKGTFSVVLMAIVNAKCQFLMVHIGTNGRVSDGGVYGNTRFSQDLTEDKLHQALYQEQLILFLMF; encoded by the exons ATGAGCAAAAAAAAAGCTTGTATAGCTATTCTGCTGGCGCTTGCCAGCGAAGAAGTCgacgataaaaacaaaaagagacgatTGTGGATGAAAGAGTGGTACAAGAAGAGATGTGAACTGTCTCATCAATGCCTGTTAAATGAGCTACTGGTATCATCACCTGAAGACTATAGAAATTACCTTCGAATGGACCACGACACATTTATGAACCTGCTGACGATGGTTTCACCAATAATTGAGAAAAAGACAACACAACTCAGAGATGCTATACCAGCAAGTCAACGATTGTTATGTACTCTCCGATTTCTTGCAACTGGAGATTCCTTCGAAGATCTGAAGTTTGCGTGCTGCATCTCTCCTCAGAGTCTTGGTAACATTGTGATAGAGACGTGTGATGCTATAGTGTCATCACtaaaagatgtaataaag ATACCAGAGAGCGAGGAGGAATGGATGTCAGTGTCTGAAGAGTTTGATCGGAAATGGGACTTTCCTCACTGCCTCGGAGCTATTGATGGAAAACATGTTAAAATTACAAAGCCATATAACTCTGGTTCTTACTACTATAATTATAAAGGTACTTTTAGTGTAGTTTTAATGGCTATAGTTAATGCCAAATGTCAGTTCCTTATGGTACATATAGGAACAAATGGAAGAGTCTCAGATGGGGGTGTTTATGGAAACACAAGATTTAGTCAGGACTTAACAGAGGATAAACTGCACCAAGCCCTCTACCAGGAACAACTGATCCTGTTCCTTATGTTTTAA